The Camelina sativa cultivar DH55 chromosome 16, Cs, whole genome shotgun sequence sequence CATCCCAGAGGATCTTCATATGCCCGTCTGGTGTTAATTTAACATATGAAAGATTATAGTTTCTTAACGTGGAATAAGAGAAAGTTCCTGTGCCAGCTCCTATATCCTGGACAACGCTGAATGGACTTACATATGATGCATCAATTCCAGATATCCCGGAGAATCTTGTTTTCGCCCACGGACCACATCTCCAGTAAGGTGCTGAGCCTCTTCTTATAAGGCCCTGTGTGGGGATTTGTGGCGTAATCTCCAGTGAGAACTCCCCACGCGACGGATCGTTGTTACTTTTCCATGTAGTCAGCACACGCTTCTTGCCATTAGGAATATCATACATCAATGATGACTGAGGCAGCATAGTATTACCAAGATTCTCAAAACTTTGCCATAACTTTTCTCCGGAAACATCATCAACCACAACAAGATTACCAGTATCTAACAGCTCCGCATGACATTTGTTAGATGTTAAACCTTCTCCTGTTGACCAAATAACATATTGTTTCCCCTCAAGCAAGATCAGGCTCCCATTGATGCTGATAGTCAGATTTGCTGCAGAGCTTGTAACTGGAGTATCTCTGTTAGCAACCCACACAACAACCCGAGGAACAATCTTCTTAAACCAGATCCCAACATACTGATTCCGAGTATTATTAGGACTGAAGAAGCCTAGCTCATAAAAACCACTAGGGGAACTCAAAGTTTGTCCTATTGACAAAGGACTCGTTGTGTTTATAGCTGCATAACCACAAGTTGGGAATATGATTAGTAAGAGCAAGCAAGCAAATAAAACCATACCCATCTTTTTTCCCTTGTTTATATTCCTCTTCCTCCTACAAAGATCTCTTCTGGAAACTTGAATATGAGCAAAAACTTCATGTGGATGAACTCAGCATTGAGAGAGactaagagaaaaaaataaaacttaaaccTCTTAGGATGTTCAGACTGCTTCTTTGAATATAAACAAGCTCTACAATAGACCGTTGACTCAATGTACGagaatggaaacaaaaaaagaagaattaatgGACAAAGAAATCTCCCATCTTATACTGTCCACATAAAAATACCGTGTGTATTACACATAATAAACTCATAAGTCTTTAAGTCAACCTTTCTACAAAGTAAACAAGTTTAGAACTTGTTATTTTGCATTCTTCGAGAAATACAAATACAGAGATAACGTGCAAGTTGATGAGTTTAACAGatctaaaaaaactaattaagggAATATCATGacctgtttgtttttttagtcaACGAAAACTTTACTTATCTCgttcaggcatttcatcgaacaggTGCTGTGCATAATCCAAAACGATCGGATACACGCCGTTCATAGCTTCGTTAGTGTCGCCGGcgatatatatgatataaatataGTCCTGATCGAAACATATCGTTATGATGACGACGTCATCGTCGACTTCAAccatagaatatatatatttttaggtcaaaactcaaaaccaaaaaaaaaaaggaagtatttttaaaaacctttaattTGAAGAAACGaaggaaacaaatataaaaaagttggtTACTTTATTTTACAGGAGAAACAAACCACACTTTAGAATCCACTCGTAGTTTCTTTAACGCCCTTGAATCACAGATTGTGTCAACTCGTTGACAGTGATCAAATCGTTTGATGTAGATTCGTCATCTCGAGTGTGCACTGTAAACATGGGTTGTTTTGGTAATGGAAGATCTGATGTTGTGGTGAGCATAGTCAGCAACTCAAGTGTGTTTGGTCTGTCTGAAGGTTGGTGTTGGATACAGAGCAAACCAATCTGGACACATCTCCTAACTTCGGCTGGATGAGAAGTATCAGCAAGAGCTTGGTCAAGAAGATCAACTCCTTTGGTCTCACACCAAGATTCCCATGCCTGTTGTTTAGTTTTCATATCTTAAAGAGTATCAGAGGAAGAACCTTCTATTGAAAATCCTCTGTAAATGTAAAAGTGTTTAACTTACATATTCAAGAAGAGTTCTTCCCTCTTCGTTGAATCTTGAGATCTTCTCCCCAGTGATGATCTCTAATAGTAGAACTCCGAAACTATAGATGTCTGATTTCTCAGAGAACACCCCAGTCCATGCATACTCAGGAGCCATGTATCCTCTGTGCAAACATCAAGAATGGTTCTTATAGAGTTTCACATATATAGATTATTCATGACTATGAATCTTGTTAAGCATGTTTTGGAAGAATGGTTCTTACAGAGTTCCTACAACCCTGCGAGTGTTTTCCTGACATTGGGTTCCCTGAAACATCCGAGCCAATCCGAAATCTGATATTTTTGGGATCATTTTCTCGTCCAGAAGAATGTTGCTGACCTTCAGGTCTCGGTGAATTACTCTGAGGCGTGAGTCACGGTGGAGATAGAGAAGTCCACGTGCAATACCTTGAATGATGTTGAACCTCTTTGGCCAATCAATCACAAGCTTTAGAGTTGAATCTAGCCAATAAGAAAGGACACATTAGTGATAGTAGTGAGAATGACAGATTTTTCAATTCTCATATGATGGAAGAACCAAGAGTTTTAATGCAATAGAGGACTGACCAAAGAGGAAAACGTCGAGGCTTTTGTTCACCAAAAACTCATAAATCAATAGTTTCTCTTCTCCTTTGATGCTGCATCCCAAAAGCCGAACCAAGTTTTTATGTTGCAGTTTAGAGATTAGCCTTATTTCATTCATGAACTCGTCTGCACCCTGTCCAGAACTGCTAGAAAGGCGTTTAACGGCTATTTCCTTTCCGTCTTCTAAATTTCCCTGGAAGAATAATTGCACACAGTAAAGGAAAATACAgagcaagaacaaaaaaaaaagtaaatagaacAGAATGATACATACCTTATATACTGGACCAAATCCACCTTGACCAAGTTTATTTGAGGAATTGAAGTCATTGGTGGCAGTACGTATGGTATGCATCGGAAAGAAATTTACACCTGTGACATCTTGTGGTTCCATATCCTTCTTCCAAGCATCTTGTGAAGTGTTGATAAACATTGGATTTGGTTCTATGTGGAAGAAGTGTTCATCTGTTAGTGCTTAACTTGTAGCATTTTAGCATCCAAACATTGACTTTCAATAGAATTGAACATATTACTAACTCTTAGGACATCTAGCATTAACAGAACATACATTAATTTCCCAAAAGTAACTGTCTACCTGAGACTGTCCCTTGGGACACAACTTCAGAATTCCAGAAATTAGTGTATattggatgaagaggaagatattCATTTCCTTCGGATTTGGTTACAgagttaaaatgaaaaaaaatgacaaGCAAAGGGAGTGtctcaccatttttttttgttctgtatcTCCAGAACTTATATGCGGCAAAGACCAAGATCACGAAAATGGAAAGGCTCGCAGTAGTACCTACAATAATCTTTCTTCGACTGCTTCCAGCTGagatattaaccaaaaaattaaacattaaaccaTGCTGCtcgagagagatagagaaagctGAAACTTCAAATGTAGTATGtgaaaaataatcattataaaAATGCCTTTCATTCCTACCCAATTCCGAACTTGCAAGACGAAGGGAGAGAGATTCTCCATCAGACAAAAATTGAACTGTGTCTACCAGCTCTCGGTTCCATACCAAGCATCCAATTCCACTAATATAAGCAAAGGCTGTACAGGAACAATTGCCTAGACAATCTTGGTAGCACTGTTCTGCACTGAGAAAGCCTGCAAGTTGGTACAGATCTGGAGTCTTTACATGGGACATATGGTAGAAGCCATCTGTCTCTTTGCCTTGTGTTTTTGAAGAAGAATTCGTATGGCAAGTTAAGTGCGTACGTCTCACACACCCACTTGTCCAATTCCCTTTTCTCCACTCCTCATCTGACTTTGGTACAAACCCTTTCAAGCATATGCACTTTGGGTCTCTAGATCTCACACACAAACCAAAAGGCCCGCAAGCTCCATACAGATCACATGAGCTTGTTGGAGCCTCAAAGTGAAGCATCCAATGTTTCCCATCATTCCAAAGGATCTTCATTTTTCCCTCTGATGTTAGCGTTACATACGATAATTTATAGTTTCGTAACATGGAATAAGAAAAAGATGCTGTGCCCTTTGCAACATCTTGGGAAACAGTGAATGGACTTACATATGATGCATCAATTCCAGGTATCCCAGAGAATCTTGTCTTTGCCCATGGACCACTTCTCCAGTGGTACGATGAGCCTCTCCTTATAAGGCCTTGTGGGGGAACTTGTGGCGTAAACTCCAGTGAGAATTCCCCAGGCGATGGATCACTGTTACTTCTCCATGAGGTCAACACACGATTCTTTCCACGAGGAATATCATAAGACACCGAAGACTGAGGCAGCATAGTATTACCAAGATTCTCGAAGCTTCTCCATAAAGTTTTCCCGGAAACATCATCAATTACCACAAGATTTCCAGTGTCTAAAAGCTCAGCATGACACTTGTTGGATGTGAAAGCCTCTCCTGTTGACCAAATTACATCTTGTTTACCATCAAGCAAGATCAGACTCCCGTTGCTGCTGATAGTTAGATTCCCCGCAGATTTTGTGACAGGCTTATCTCTGTTAGCCACCCAGACAACCACCTGAGGAGTGATGTTCTTGAACCAGATCCCAACATACTGATTCCTAGAATTATTAGGACTGAAGAAGCCTAACTCATAAACTCCATCGGGAGAGCTCAGAGTTTGTCCTATTGACAAAGGACTTGTTGTCTTTATATCTGCATTGCCACAAGTTGGGAATATAATCAGCAAGACCAAGCTAGCATATAAAACCATACCCATGTTTACTCCTATTTGTCTGCACAATTTCTTGTGCAAGTTTGAACTTTACGTAGATGAACAGAGAGACCAAAGGAATAAAGACTTCCGTGTTATCCTCTATACCTTAAACATTGCactaattgtttatattttctttagtCAAAGAGAATAATTATAGCTATAATCTAAACATAAGCACTAAAAAAATCTGTATTGACAGCCTTGACCAAGAAGTACCATGTTACTCATCATTAAAGACAGAATCTAGTAGAtaagttcttttattttcctcaGTTTGGTCCCTCATAAGTCAAACCTACACAGCAATTAAGTTTGCagctttttttcatttttccaaaGACAATACAGATTTAGATATTGCTTCTAAACGTTATACATAGCTTGGGGCAAATTGCTGCGTAGGGGTTTGACTTATGAGAAGACCAAACtgaggaacaaaaaaagaaagaactcaTTTAGGACAAATTGCAAACTGCAAAGTGAAGATTTAAAGACATATAAAGAAGCTCACCTTAAACAATGTACGGGT is a genomic window containing:
- the LOC104752805 gene encoding G-type lectin S-receptor-like serine/threonine-protein kinase At1g61390; protein product: MLPQSSVSYDIPRGKNRVLTSWRSNSDPSPGEFSLEFTPQVPPQGLIRRGSSYHWRSGPWAKTRFSGIPGIDASYVSPFTVSQDVAKGTASFSYSMLRNYKLSYVTLTSEGKMKILWNDGKHWMLHFEAPTSSCDLYGACGPFGLCVRSRDPKCICLKGFVPKSDEEWRKGNWTSGCVRRTHLTCHTNSSSKTQGKETDGFYHMSHVKTPDLYQLAGFLSAEQCYQDCLGNCSCTAFAYISGIGCLVWNRELVDTVQFLSDGESLSLRLASSELAGSSRRKIIVGTTASLSIFVILVFAAYKFWRYRTKKNEPNPMFINTSQDAWKKDMEPQDVTGVNFFPMHTIRTATNDFNSSNKLGQGGFGPVYKGNLEDGKEIAVKRLSSSSGQGADEFMNEIRLISKLQHKNLVRLLGCSIKGEEKLLIYEFLVNKSLDVFLFDSTLKLVIDWPKRFNIIQGIARGLLYLHRDSRLRVIHRDLKVSNILLDEKMIPKISDFGLARMFQGTQCQENTRRVVGTLGYMAPEYAWTGVFSEKSDIYSFGVLLLEIITGEKISRFNEEGRTLLEYAWESWCETKGVDLLDQALADTSHPAEVRRCVQIGLLCIQHQPSDRPNTLELLTMLTTTSDLPLPKQPMFTVHTRDDESTSNDLITVNELTQSVIQGR